One Bradyrhizobium diazoefficiens DNA window includes the following coding sequences:
- a CDS encoding MerR family DNA-binding protein, with translation MRFYEASGFIAAVSRNGNGYREYTSEAVLTLEIVTSPQNAGFSLQEIRSLLPPNLGAWQKDKLLFALKTKVAEIELLRDRLAKSKKQLLAIIETIEQRPEGLSCDDNTKRVIKRFRQKVRSAKEANNSPAIKARRAQPTLRGARRSATSREASHFK, from the coding sequence ATCCGCTTCTATGAGGCGAGCGGCTTCATCGCCGCCGTCTCGCGCAACGGCAATGGATATCGCGAATATACAAGCGAAGCTGTTCTGACCCTCGAGATCGTCACCAGTCCCCAGAATGCCGGGTTTTCTTTGCAGGAGATCCGAAGTTTGCTGCCGCCGAACCTGGGTGCCTGGCAGAAAGACAAGCTTCTATTCGCGCTGAAGACCAAGGTCGCCGAAATCGAGCTGCTGCGAGACCGCTTGGCCAAGAGCAAAAAGCAATTGCTCGCGATCATCGAGACGATCGAGCAACGGCCGGAGGGCCTGTCGTGCGACGACAACACAAAGCGCGTGATCAAGCGCTTCCGACAAAAAGTCCGTTCAGCGAAGGAAGCGAACAACAGCCCGGCCATCAAGGCGAGACGAGCTCAGCCCACACTCCGAGGCGCGCGTCGGTCCGCCACATCAAGAGAGGCTAGCCACTTCAAATAG
- a CDS encoding zinc-dependent alcohol dehydrogenase codes for MKALVWHGKEDIRCDTVTDPEIQDSRDAIIKVTSCAICGSDLHLFHNFIPGMLPGDIMGHETMGEVVDVGGGVDGKLKKGDRIVVPFTIICGECEQCKRGNFSVCETTNRKKHLADKAFGRTTAGLFGYTHLTGGYPGGQAEYLRVPFADATHIKVPDGIPDEQLLFLSDIFPTGWQAAAQCDIVPTDTVAIWGCGPVGQMAIRSAILLGANQVIAIDCLPERLSMAEAGGATTVNFETESVLERLEELTDGKGPEKCIDCVGMESHVMASQPDTLLDRAKQMVMLESDRPHVLREMIYVCRPGGIISVPGVYSGFSDKLPMGAFMNKGLTMRTGQTHVNRWTDDLLRRIEEGEIDPSFVITHTVPLEQGPEMYQVFRDKRDSCVKVVLKP; via the coding sequence ATGAAAGCGCTGGTTTGGCACGGCAAGGAAGACATTCGCTGCGACACCGTCACCGATCCCGAGATCCAGGATTCGCGCGATGCCATCATCAAGGTGACGAGCTGCGCAATCTGCGGCTCGGACCTGCACCTGTTCCACAATTTCATCCCGGGGATGTTGCCCGGCGACATCATGGGCCACGAGACGATGGGCGAAGTCGTCGACGTCGGCGGCGGAGTGGACGGCAAGTTGAAGAAGGGCGACCGCATCGTCGTACCCTTCACTATCATCTGCGGCGAGTGTGAACAGTGCAAACGCGGCAATTTCTCGGTGTGCGAGACCACCAACCGCAAGAAACATCTGGCCGACAAGGCTTTCGGCCGTACCACTGCGGGCCTGTTCGGCTATACGCATCTGACCGGCGGCTATCCGGGTGGACAGGCCGAATATCTGCGGGTGCCTTTTGCCGATGCCACCCACATCAAGGTGCCCGACGGCATTCCCGACGAGCAATTGCTGTTTCTCAGCGACATCTTCCCGACCGGCTGGCAGGCTGCCGCACAATGCGACATCGTGCCGACAGACACGGTCGCGATCTGGGGATGCGGCCCCGTCGGACAGATGGCCATTCGCAGCGCCATCCTGCTCGGCGCCAACCAGGTGATCGCGATCGACTGCTTGCCTGAACGATTGAGCATGGCGGAAGCCGGCGGCGCGACAACGGTCAATTTCGAAACCGAGAGCGTCCTCGAGCGGCTCGAGGAACTCACCGACGGCAAGGGTCCTGAAAAATGCATCGATTGCGTCGGGATGGAGTCGCATGTGATGGCCTCCCAGCCCGACACCTTGCTCGACCGCGCCAAGCAGATGGTGATGCTGGAAAGCGATCGGCCGCACGTGTTGCGCGAGATGATCTATGTCTGCCGGCCCGGAGGCATCATTTCGGTGCCGGGGGTCTACAGCGGCTTCTCCGACAAGCTCCCGATGGGCGCCTTCATGAACAAGGGACTGACGATGCGCACCGGTCAGACCCACGTCAATCGCTGGACCGACGACCTGCTCCGCCGCATCGAGGAGGGCGAGATCGACCCGTCCTTCGTCATCACCCACACGGTGCCGCTGGAGCAAGGACCCGAAATGTACCAGGTCTTCCGCGACAAGCGGGATTCCTGTGTCAAAGTCGTGCTGAAGCCCTGA